A stretch of the Haloarcula ordinaria genome encodes the following:
- a CDS encoding RNA ligase, whose protein sequence is MDDDWATVLELADVDPEDLLEHFDRAWFRGREYRHLTDARHGVELGTALVGDAVVRGFPSIPRALVLETAVPAQFDGPVIVEEKLNGYNVRVARIDGDLLAFTRRGYICPYTTAALEDRFEPTAFFDDHPDWMLCGELVGPDNPYTTHDYAEVESAAFYVFGVRDRATGDPLVPERRRDVCTQYDLDAVPYFGTFDPEAAASAVHDVLADLDARGREGVVLKSADGRRALKYTTSTIHRTDLAHAFSLPFDYGRDFLFTRVVREAFQAVERDEDPSTVRDRGRDLGEAILAPAVETIRAVAADELVGEAHTVRGDPAVLDALLSYFRDQGLQVVVDRDERTDGERVVEFTKVARATQDKTAYYLEGGTVDE, encoded by the coding sequence GGACGACGACTGGGCGACCGTGTTGGAACTGGCGGACGTCGACCCCGAGGACCTGCTCGAACACTTCGACCGGGCGTGGTTCCGGGGTCGGGAGTACCGGCACCTCACGGACGCCCGCCACGGCGTCGAGCTGGGCACCGCACTCGTGGGTGACGCCGTCGTCCGCGGGTTCCCGTCGATTCCTCGCGCCCTCGTCCTCGAGACGGCCGTCCCGGCGCAGTTCGACGGGCCGGTCATCGTCGAGGAGAAACTCAACGGCTACAACGTCCGTGTCGCGCGAATCGACGGTGACTTACTCGCGTTCACTCGTCGGGGCTACATCTGCCCGTACACGACGGCCGCGCTGGAAGACCGGTTCGAGCCGACCGCGTTCTTCGACGACCACCCCGACTGGATGCTCTGTGGCGAGCTCGTCGGCCCCGACAACCCCTACACGACCCACGACTACGCGGAGGTCGAGTCTGCGGCGTTCTACGTGTTCGGCGTCCGGGACCGGGCGACCGGCGACCCGCTGGTCCCCGAACGCCGCCGGGACGTGTGTACCCAGTACGACCTCGACGCCGTGCCGTACTTCGGGACGTTCGACCCGGAAGCGGCCGCCTCGGCGGTTCACGACGTGCTCGCCGACCTGGACGCTCGCGGCCGTGAAGGCGTCGTCCTCAAGTCGGCCGACGGTCGTCGGGCGCTGAAGTACACCACGAGCACTATCCACCGCACCGACCTCGCACACGCCTTCTCGCTCCCCTTCGACTACGGTCGTGACTTCCTGTTCACCCGCGTCGTCCGCGAGGCGTTCCAGGCCGTCGAGCGCGACGAGGACCCGTCGACTGTCCGGGACCGCGGCCGCGACCTGGGCGAGGCGATTCTCGCGCCGGCCGTCGAGACCATCCGGGCCGTCGCCGCCGACGAGCTCGTCGGCGAGGCACACACCGTCCGGGGCGACCCGGCCGTTCTCGACGCGCTGCTCTCGTACTTCCGGGACCAGGGCCTCCAGGTGGTCGTCGACCGTGACGAACGGACCGACGGCGAGCGGGTCGTCGAGTTCACCAAGGTGGCACGGGCGACACAGGACAAGACAGCGTACTACCTGGAGGGCGGGACAGTCGACGAGTAG
- a CDS encoding UvrD-helicase domain-containing protein encodes MTDSTTEVVRLFGGPGSGKTTALLDRVEEILEDDDVEFRDVLVVSYTRAAAAEIRERLAERLDLSPRALRGNVSTMHAKAYELLNLSRGDVVGEKDKEEFCENYGLEFEDEYEGSRRRSARSTTLGNKIIATSQWLQRTRRDVADWYDVPFKWDEEEVRLPPEIDDRAQTGNKYTPTWPTDDDRVDVPNAIRAWRTHKGDNGLTGFADMLERVAQRSLLPNVDYLIIDEFQDITTLQYDVYEEWKPHMKRVLIAGDDDQVVYAWQGADPDLLLEEEVTQDEILPNSYRLPSRILNVVNREVRHIEKRQEKDLNPRKEGGRVEAVQNPSMFDLSRNVTKTVEQSDETVMVLFRARYQMFQFMDEFIGNGIPFSCLTDQRMWTDRLTQYVRAVEAMENDEQLTVLQGRRLADMLADSAFGTGERDDFFDALEEVADDHGEDADIAEIAISPDLVREHVPFVPDPASASDMLRKVTNFQERSVDAYFKGDYRGLDPDRVRLGTIHSAKGREADHVFVGTDLTEKVVEQMAATVDQQGIEVPGVDEFTKHTSPVPVLTDNERRVFYVGMSRARERLVLMENLVDGAPTLPIGVLLENHLTDRDIEDLLDEAGEAVAAD; translated from the coding sequence ATGACCGATTCGACCACCGAGGTCGTCCGCCTGTTCGGTGGGCCCGGCAGTGGGAAGACGACAGCGCTCCTGGACCGCGTCGAAGAGATACTCGAAGACGACGACGTCGAGTTCCGGGACGTCCTCGTGGTCTCCTACACGCGTGCCGCGGCGGCCGAGATCCGCGAACGACTGGCCGAACGACTGGACCTCTCGCCCCGGGCGCTCCGTGGCAACGTCTCGACGATGCACGCGAAGGCCTACGAACTGCTCAACCTCTCACGGGGCGACGTCGTCGGCGAGAAGGACAAGGAGGAGTTCTGCGAGAACTACGGCCTCGAGTTCGAAGACGAGTACGAGGGCTCGCGACGCCGGTCGGCACGCTCGACGACGCTGGGTAACAAGATCATCGCGACGAGCCAGTGGCTCCAGCGGACCCGCCGGGACGTCGCCGACTGGTACGACGTCCCGTTCAAGTGGGACGAGGAGGAGGTCCGGCTCCCCCCCGAAATCGACGACCGGGCACAGACGGGTAACAAGTACACCCCGACGTGGCCGACCGACGACGACCGGGTGGACGTCCCGAACGCCATCCGTGCCTGGCGGACCCACAAGGGCGACAACGGCCTGACCGGCTTCGCCGACATGCTCGAACGGGTCGCCCAGCGCTCCCTGCTCCCGAACGTCGACTACCTCATCATCGACGAGTTCCAGGACATCACGACCCTGCAGTACGACGTCTACGAGGAGTGGAAACCCCACATGAAGCGGGTGCTCATCGCCGGCGACGACGACCAGGTCGTCTACGCCTGGCAGGGCGCCGACCCCGACCTGCTCTTAGAAGAGGAGGTCACGCAGGACGAGATTCTGCCCAACTCCTACCGGCTCCCCTCGCGCATCCTCAACGTGGTCAACCGCGAGGTGCGCCACATCGAGAAGCGCCAGGAGAAAGACCTCAACCCGCGCAAGGAGGGCGGCCGCGTCGAGGCGGTCCAGAACCCCTCGATGTTCGACCTCTCGCGGAACGTCACCAAGACCGTCGAGCAATCCGACGAGACGGTGATGGTGCTGTTCCGGGCGCGCTACCAGATGTTCCAGTTCATGGACGAGTTCATCGGCAACGGGATCCCCTTCTCCTGTCTGACCGACCAGCGGATGTGGACCGACCGGCTGACCCAGTACGTCCGCGCAGTCGAGGCGATGGAGAACGACGAGCAGCTGACGGTCCTGCAGGGCCGTCGCCTGGCCGACATGCTCGCCGACTCCGCGTTCGGGACCGGTGAGCGCGACGACTTCTTCGACGCGCTGGAGGAGGTCGCAGACGACCACGGCGAGGACGCGGACATCGCCGAGATAGCGATATCGCCCGACCTGGTGCGCGAGCACGTCCCGTTCGTCCCCGATCCGGCCTCGGCCTCGGACATGCTCCGGAAGGTGACCAACTTCCAGGAGCGCTCCGTCGACGCCTACTTCAAGGGCGACTATCGGGGTCTGGACCCCGACCGCGTCCGGCTCGGGACGATTCACTCCGCGAAGGGGCGGGAGGCCGACCACGTGTTCGTGGGGACGGACCTCACCGAGAAAGTCGTCGAACAGATGGCCGCGACGGTCGACCAGCAGGGCATCGAGGTGCCCGGGGTCGACGAGTTCACGAAACACACCAGCCCAGTCCCGGTCCTGACGGACAACGAGCGCCGGGTGTTCTACGTCGGGATGTCGCGGGCGCGTGAACGGCTGGTCCTGATGGAGAACCTCGTCGACGGCGCGCCCACGCTCCCGATCGGCGTCCTGCTCGAGAACCATCTGACCGACCGCGACATCGAAGACCTGCTCGACGAGGCCGGCGAGGCCGTCGCCGCCGACTGA
- a CDS encoding DUF7563 family protein: MPECQNCGGFVTKDYVRVFTPPEVSDPRICPACEDKIRDGSEVRDARSPRHP; this comes from the coding sequence ATGCCCGAATGCCAGAACTGCGGTGGATTCGTGACGAAGGACTACGTGCGCGTCTTCACCCCACCGGAGGTCAGCGACCCCAGAATCTGCCCGGCCTGCGAAGACAAGATTCGAGACGGCTCGGAGGTCAGAGACGCGCGCTCACCGCGACATCCGTAG
- a CDS encoding DUF7521 family protein, with translation MRMAVFGLTLGITLISFQAYRKRPSERLQYAFLGFAFISMGVAVGSVITQLGAGNVDPLVNVFFQMSETIPFIIGFAMLYVSLYR, from the coding sequence ATGCGGATGGCCGTGTTCGGTCTGACGCTCGGTATCACACTCATCAGTTTCCAGGCCTACCGCAAGCGCCCCTCTGAACGCCTACAGTACGCATTCCTCGGCTTCGCGTTCATCAGCATGGGTGTCGCCGTCGGCAGCGTCATCACGCAGCTGGGGGCCGGAAACGTCGACCCGCTGGTGAACGTCTTCTTCCAGATGTCCGAGACCATCCCGTTCATCATCGGGTTCGCGATGCTGTACGTCTCGCTGTACAGATAG
- a CDS encoding ArsR/SmtB family transcription factor has protein sequence MSEDKSIEEILDTIGDSHARRVLAAISREPRSAKELADECDLSLPTVYRRIELLDEYDLVTDQTLVADDGNHYKVYESNFDSTVISLEDEEYKVRIYREENLPDRFSQLWDELNPE, from the coding sequence GTGTCCGAGGACAAGAGCATCGAGGAGATCCTGGACACGATCGGCGATTCCCACGCCCGTCGTGTCCTGGCCGCTATCAGCCGAGAGCCCCGGTCAGCGAAGGAGCTCGCCGACGAGTGCGACCTGTCGCTCCCGACGGTGTACCGTCGCATCGAGCTGTTAGACGAGTACGACCTGGTCACCGACCAGACGCTGGTGGCCGACGACGGCAACCACTACAAGGTCTACGAGTCGAACTTCGATTCGACGGTCATCTCGCTGGAAGACGAAGAGTACAAGGTCCGCATCTACCGCGAGGAGAACCTCCCGGACCGGTTCAGTCAGCTCTGGGACGAGCTGAATCCGGAATGA
- a CDS encoding HVO_0416 family zinc finger protein — protein sequence MASAPSPDDMFDEFLTQRGHDVEETGWEDNYNKKQCPDCGGLHGSAASECSVCGWTPVN from the coding sequence ATGGCGAGCGCACCGAGTCCCGACGACATGTTCGACGAGTTTCTCACCCAGCGCGGACACGACGTTGAGGAAACAGGTTGGGAAGACAACTATAACAAGAAACAGTGTCCGGACTGTGGCGGCCTGCACGGGTCGGCCGCGAGCGAGTGCTCGGTGTGTGGCTGGACACCGGTAAACTGA
- a CDS encoding type II secretion system F family protein, which translates to MGGDEYRRSNRDSGAPEPSISHHQDPDPIRPEDSDEFREQYGYVRSYYRLRPEKHTDLQRWLNQARFGQNYDAYLERTAIYAILAAVIGVLAGVGLTYALLEQGVIASLSNPLAYRGDLTVYLGENRALFSGMALAIGTAVALAAGVWFGRYYYPRSVVGTRRRNINVTLPHAITFMYALSYGGMDLLEIIRVLGSAQDTYGEVANEFQTVVRDVELFGNDLYSGLQNARNLTPSDNFEQFFDDLLSVLDSGGDVTVFLENQTDTYLEDARDEQTGFLETLSLLSEIFVVLFVAAPLFLIVILIVMSLLGAQTVGQITLLVYAVMPLAMGLFLVLLDTLSSPFTQAEVRLDEEHHVTSESIGRLSVLVGRDVLLSATESLRAAVDGVFGEEKTLSEDEWEATQQTAYLRQRRRRYLRESLETPFAVFERAPLYTLLITGPLAALWVGGVVTTGTAELSWQGFLDAPRFATVVLVVAPLLVTMVPLTLFAERKFRREKRISSQFPDTMNALSSANKMGVPTTEALGLVAKWSSGPIETELQKVRNDIEWNHDTSRALRAFADRLRVPQLSRAIKLIAEGMRSSSDLARVLSIAADDTRNRFKIEQQRRRELSSYVAVVVIGFLVYLLVVALLTTAYLEPISAVSTEPTGTDVESPVSISNLPVAAYETLFFHSAIIQGFGSGLLAGKLVDNKALSGLKYSIGLVLLSTAAFLFI; encoded by the coding sequence ATGGGGGGCGACGAATACAGGCGGTCGAACCGGGACAGCGGCGCGCCCGAACCCAGCATCAGCCACCACCAGGACCCGGACCCGATTCGGCCCGAAGACAGCGACGAGTTCCGCGAGCAGTACGGGTACGTCCGGAGCTACTACCGGCTACGCCCGGAGAAACACACGGACCTCCAGCGCTGGCTGAACCAGGCACGGTTCGGCCAGAACTACGACGCGTACCTCGAACGGACCGCGATATACGCGATTCTCGCGGCCGTCATCGGCGTGCTCGCTGGCGTGGGGCTGACCTACGCTCTCCTCGAACAGGGCGTCATCGCGTCGCTGTCGAACCCGCTCGCGTATCGGGGCGACCTCACGGTGTACCTCGGCGAGAACCGGGCGCTGTTCAGCGGGATGGCATTGGCCATCGGCACGGCGGTCGCCCTGGCGGCTGGCGTATGGTTCGGCCGGTACTACTACCCGAGGTCGGTCGTCGGGACGCGGCGCCGGAACATCAACGTCACCCTCCCGCACGCGATCACGTTCATGTACGCGCTGTCGTACGGCGGGATGGACCTGCTCGAGATCATCCGCGTCCTCGGCTCCGCACAGGACACCTACGGCGAGGTCGCAAACGAGTTCCAGACGGTCGTCCGCGACGTCGAGCTGTTCGGCAACGACCTCTACTCCGGGCTGCAGAACGCCCGGAACCTCACGCCGAGCGACAACTTCGAGCAGTTCTTCGACGACCTGCTGAGCGTCCTCGACTCCGGCGGTGACGTGACGGTGTTCCTCGAGAACCAGACCGACACCTACCTCGAGGACGCGCGCGACGAACAGACCGGGTTCCTGGAGACGCTGTCGCTGCTGAGCGAGATATTCGTGGTGCTGTTCGTCGCGGCCCCGCTCTTCCTCATCGTCATCCTCATCGTCATGAGCCTGCTCGGGGCCCAGACGGTGGGCCAGATCACGCTCCTCGTGTACGCGGTGATGCCGCTGGCGATGGGGCTGTTCCTCGTGTTGCTCGACACGCTGTCCTCGCCGTTCACGCAGGCCGAGGTCAGACTCGACGAGGAACACCACGTCACGAGCGAGAGCATCGGCCGCCTGTCGGTGCTCGTCGGTCGCGACGTGTTGCTGAGCGCCACTGAGTCACTGCGTGCGGCCGTCGATGGCGTCTTCGGCGAGGAGAAGACGCTGTCGGAGGACGAGTGGGAGGCGACCCAGCAGACGGCCTACCTCCGACAGCGCCGGCGCCGGTATCTCCGCGAATCGCTCGAGACGCCGTTCGCCGTCTTCGAGCGAGCGCCCCTGTACACGCTCCTGATAACGGGGCCGCTGGCGGCGCTCTGGGTCGGCGGCGTCGTCACCACCGGGACGGCCGAGCTGAGCTGGCAGGGCTTCCTTGACGCCCCCCGCTTCGCGACGGTGGTTCTCGTCGTCGCGCCACTCCTCGTCACGATGGTCCCGCTCACGCTGTTCGCCGAGCGCAAGTTCCGCCGCGAGAAGCGCATCTCGAGCCAGTTCCCCGACACGATGAACGCGCTGTCGAGCGCGAACAAGATGGGGGTGCCGACGACTGAGGCACTCGGGCTCGTCGCCAAGTGGTCGAGCGGCCCCATCGAGACGGAGCTCCAGAAGGTCCGCAACGACATCGAGTGGAACCACGACACGTCGCGGGCGCTCCGGGCGTTCGCCGACCGCCTGCGCGTGCCCCAGCTCTCGCGGGCCATCAAACTCATCGCGGAGGGGATGCGCTCGTCGAGCGACCTCGCGCGCGTCCTCAGTATCGCCGCCGACGACACGCGGAACCGCTTCAAGATCGAGCAACAGCGGCGTCGCGAACTCAGTTCGTACGTCGCCGTCGTCGTCATCGGGTTCCTCGTCTACCTGCTCGTGGTGGCGCTGTTGACCACGGCGTACCTCGAACCCATCTCGGCGGTGTCGACCGAACCGACTGGCACCGACGTCGAGTCCCCCGTGAGCATCTCGAACCTTCCGGTGGCGGCCTACGAGACGCTGTTCTTCCACTCGGCGATTATCCAGGGCTTTGGCTCGGGCCTGCTCGCCGGGAAGCTCGTCGACAACAAGGCGCTCAGCGGCCTGAAGTACAGTATCGGACTCGTCCTGCTCTCGACTGCGGCCTTCCTGTTCATCTGA